The following coding sequences are from one Enterococcus sp. 4G2_DIV0659 window:
- a CDS encoding helix-turn-helix domain-containing protein, with translation MNVEEALYFFRKNKNLKQKDILTHTDTSVYSKIETGKKILRFSELIDILERFSIPLEEFSEYLEDSMEQKKYRKLFKQCGNNPADNASKHELLEYYNKLAFSKEMHLREMANFIGIKTLFSNFWKEISPVSQEELDQIYELLMEKEYFFQYDYAVLSNTIFLFDDKQIKSLAKKALPVKDIEVRNVETTEFIKNMINNLITTLLRKKEYEESRYYLKLATKKEGNFTFDYKMVIRYLDNLTSYLITGDDKYKENIFDYIHLLNKLGEQQFAKSIEREVTSILSESKNIPIFIQADL, from the coding sequence ATGAATGTAGAAGAAGCACTTTATTTTTTTAGAAAAAATAAAAATTTAAAGCAAAAAGATATCCTTACACATACTGATACTTCCGTCTATTCTAAAATTGAGACAGGAAAAAAGATATTAAGATTTTCTGAGTTAATAGATATTTTAGAACGCTTCTCTATTCCGTTAGAAGAATTTTCAGAATATTTAGAAGACAGTATGGAACAAAAAAAGTATCGTAAACTATTTAAACAATGTGGTAATAATCCAGCTGATAACGCAAGTAAACATGAGTTACTGGAGTACTATAACAAATTAGCATTTTCTAAAGAAATGCATCTTAGGGAAATGGCTAATTTTATTGGTATAAAAACATTATTCTCCAATTTTTGGAAAGAAATTTCTCCTGTAAGCCAAGAAGAGTTAGATCAAATTTATGAACTGCTAATGGAAAAAGAGTATTTTTTTCAGTATGATTACGCTGTATTATCCAATACAATTTTTCTGTTTGATGATAAACAAATCAAGAGCCTAGCTAAAAAAGCCTTACCTGTTAAAGATATAGAAGTCAGGAATGTAGAGACAACAGAATTTATTAAAAACATGATCAATAATTTAATCACAACTCTGCTACGTAAAAAAGAATATGAAGAAAGCCGTTATTACTTAAAATTAGCAACTAAAAAAGAAGGCAATTTTACGTTTGATTATAAAATGGTCATTCGGTACTTAGATAATTTAACAAGCTATTTAATTACTGGTGACGATAAGTATAAAGAAAATATTTTTGACTACATCCATTTATTAAATAAACTTGGAGAGCAACAGTTTGCAAAAAGTATTGAACGAGAAGTTACCTCTATCCTTTCAGAAAGCAAAAATATTCCTATTTTTATTCAAGCTGACCTGTAG